The proteins below come from a single Amphiura filiformis chromosome 15, Afil_fr2py, whole genome shotgun sequence genomic window:
- the LOC140172065 gene encoding uncharacterized protein codes for MSFNPSKCSVMKISNSKLPPDKAYTFCGETLKEVDSHPYLGVELDSKLRWNVHYNKTTAKANRVLGFLKRNLWHCSREIKENAYKTLVRPTLEYASSVWDPYRKGDVQSLEAIQAHRELSLCA; via the coding sequence ATGTCCTTCAACCCCAGCAAATGCTCTGTTATGAAGATCTCTAACAGCAAATTACCACCTGACAAGGCCTACACTTTCTGTGGGGAAACACTGAAGGAAGTTGACTCCCATCCTTACCTAGGTGTGGAACTCGACAGCAAGTTGAGATGGAATGTTCATTACAACAAGACAACAGCCAAGGCAAACCGTGTCCTTGGCTTCCTTAAGAGGAATTTGTGGCACTGTTCAAGGGAGATCAAAGAGAATGCCTACAAAACTCTTGTGAGACCAACACTGGAGTATGCAAGTAGTGTCTGGGATCCATACAGGAAGGGAGATGTACAGTCATTAGAAGCAATCCAAGCGCATAGagaattgtctctatgcgcttga
- the LOC140172064 gene encoding uncharacterized protein, which produces MCTEPVKFGQRALDCDKCGAWTHSLCGEMDNDLYDEIVNTNFDWMCPICEATHFDSSFFSSSSDNSDPECSTQETGKKQSTKAKPKSSHLKTVKGFTILNINFQSIMNKRSEWESLLHDIKPDFIQGTETWLEASIDNAEFLPEEYTAFRKDRPNDRHGGVIFVYRKDIPVIRRLDLEGDSESIWCQLDIEGRRSLLFGTVYKPRHDDIDTVIDFKNTLEIINSYSKLKDIIIQGDFNQPNVNWDDWSVIKDHSASKETAELLMQVLQNNGLDQLVKRPTRLNSILDLAMTNNASIVGEVDVIPGLSDHEMVKTVWKIGLKRNRKPPRKIYLRHRAETDKIKQDLSKFQEEYSSSKNNNSVQKKWDNFESKIKEVMEAHIPSKMISSRWNLPWFQREHRRMCRKKRRLYIKAKLTGDQAHWDEYKEFKKVVRRTLNKSRRDYINGTLAETVKENPKAFWSFINKIRKEEAGVADLKVNNKIVTSDGDKAEVLSSQFASVYTRKRHHIFRHWGGVTYLTYHTWLSMKMVSSSNSRT; this is translated from the coding sequence ATGTGCACCGAACCTGTCAAATTTGGACAGAGAGCACTAGACTGTGACAAGTGTGGGGCATGGACACATAGTTTATGTGGTGAAATGGATAACGATTTGTATGACGAAATAGTTAACACCAATTTTGACTGGATGTGTCCAATATGTGAGGCAACTCATTTTGATAGCTCATTCTTCTCGTCATCAAGTGACAACTCGGACCCAGAGTGTAGTACACAGGAGACGGGAAAGAAACAGAGTACAAAAGCTAAGCCAAAGTCATCTCACCTCAAAACCGTAAAGGGTTTTACCATATTGAACATCAACTTTCAAAGTATCATGAATAAAAGGAGTGAATGGGAATCATTACTTCATGACATCAAGCCAGACTTTATTCAAGGGACTGAAACATGGCTCGAAGCGTCCATAGACAATGCTGAATTCCTCCCAGAGGAGTATACAGCATTTAGGAAGGATCGTCCTAATGATAGACATGGTGGCGTTATATTTGTGTATAGAAAAGACATTCCAGTGATTCGTCGTCTTGATCTGGAAGGTGACAGTGAGAGCATATGGTGTCAGCTAGACATTGAGGGCAGGCGCTCTCTGTTATTTGGCACAGTGTACAAACCGAGACACGATGATATTGACACAGTGATTGATTTCAAGAATACACTTGAAATCATAAACAGTTATTCAAAATTGAAAGACATCATCATACAGGGTGACTTCAATCAACCCAATGTCAACTGGGATGACTGGTCGGTTATCAAGGATCACTCGGCCTCAAAGGAAACAGCTGAGCTACTCATGCAAGTTTTGCAAAACAATGGACTGGACCAGCTAGTTAAGCGTCCTACAAGATTAAACAGCATCTTGGACCTTGCAATGACAAACAACGCATCAATTGTAGGGGAAGTTGATGTAATTCCTGGCCTGAGCGACCACGAGATGGTAAAGACTGTTTGGAAGATTGGACTGAAACGTAATCGGAAACCCCCAAGAAAAATTTACTTGAGACATAGGGCAGAGACAGATAAAATCAAACAAGACTTGAGCAAATTTCAGGAGGAATACAGTAGCAGTAAGAACAACAATTCTGTTCAGAAGAAATGGGACAATTTTGAATCAAAAATCAAGGAAGTTATGGAAGCTCATATTCCATCCAAAATGATCTCCAGCAGATGGAATCTACCATGGTTCCAAAGGGAACATAGAAGAATGTGCAGGAAGAAACGAAGACTGTATATCAAAGCAAAGTTAACTGGTGATCAAGCTCATTGGGATGAATACAAGGAATTCAAGAAAGTGGTTAGAAGGACATTAAACAAATCCAGAAGAGACTATATTAATGGCACCTTAGCTGAAACGGTGAAAGAAAACCCCAAAGCATTCTGGTCTTTTATCAACAAGATCAGGAAAGAAGAAGCTGGAGTCGCTGACCTTAAAGTCAACAATAAGATCGTCACGTCAGATGGTGATAAAGCTGAAGTCCTCAGCAGTCAATTTGCCAGTGTTTACACAAGGAAGAGACATCACATATTCCGTCATTGGGGAGGAGTAACGTACCTGACATACCACACTTGGTTATCTATGAAGATGGTGTCCTCAAGCAACTCAAGAACCTAA